In Flavobacterium sp. N3904, one DNA window encodes the following:
- a CDS encoding polyprenol monophosphomannose synthase, protein MNNCIVIIPTYNEIENIESIIRAVLSQHKSFDILIIDDNSPDHTADKVIMLQSQFGGKLFLEKRAKKSGLGTAYVHGFKWALKNKYDFIFEMDADFSHNPNDLEKLYDACHFGDADLAIGSRYVTGVNVVNWPLSRVLMSYFASVYVRMITGMKIHDATAGFVCYKRKVLEEINLDKIKFVGYAFQIEMKYRTFSKKFAISEVPIIFTDRTKGQSKMSNSIIVEAVFGVISLRLKKLFNSL, encoded by the coding sequence ATGAACAATTGCATTGTTATAATTCCTACCTATAACGAAATTGAAAACATTGAAAGCATTATTAGAGCTGTGCTTTCACAGCATAAATCTTTTGATATTTTAATTATTGATGACAACTCTCCCGATCATACAGCAGATAAAGTAATTATGCTTCAATCTCAGTTTGGTGGAAAATTATTTTTAGAGAAAAGGGCCAAGAAATCAGGGTTGGGAACGGCCTATGTACACGGCTTTAAGTGGGCTTTGAAAAACAAGTATGACTTTATTTTTGAAATGGATGCCGATTTTTCACACAATCCAAATGATTTGGAAAAATTATACGATGCCTGTCATTTTGGCGATGCTGATTTGGCGATAGGTTCTCGTTATGTTACGGGTGTAAATGTTGTTAATTGGCCATTAAGCCGCGTGTTGATGTCTTATTTTGCCTCAGTTTATGTGCGTATGATTACAGGAATGAAGATACACGATGCGACTGCCGGATTTGTATGTTATAAAAGAAAAGTGCTCGAAGAAATTAATTTAGATAAAATTAAATTTGTAGGGTATGCTTTTCAGATTGAAATGAAGTACAGAACATTTAGTAAAAAGTTTGCAATTTCCGAAGTTCCAATTATCTTTACAGATAGGACCAAAGGCCAATCCAAAATGAGTAATTCTATTATTGTGGAAGCCGTTTTTGGTGTTATTTCGTTACGATTAAAAAAGTTATTTAACAGTTTGTAA
- a CDS encoding DUF4271 domain-containing protein, with the protein MTEHVLHPRIIENKDWVILIFMLSFGIIALIKSIYENRFEDFTRLIYSDKYIKIYRDSSHLMGIFSISLFFVQIISFSFFIQLLLNYFGYGSKTDWILFIQIFTFLIYFILSKFLIEKIIATTFKIEELLEQYNLQKVTYRTYIGLLLLPIDIILFYYDSVFKNISLLVFYTIIGINVLLYIVSIKNYRKEIFGKLFYFILYLCTLEIAPYYFMYYWFTKGSV; encoded by the coding sequence ATGACTGAACACGTACTTCATCCTAGAATAATTGAAAATAAAGATTGGGTCATCCTGATATTTATGCTGTCTTTTGGCATCATTGCTTTAATCAAATCCATTTATGAAAATCGATTTGAAGACTTCACCAGATTAATATACTCCGACAAATACATCAAAATATACAGAGACAGCAGTCACCTTATGGGAATATTTTCCATCTCCTTATTTTTTGTTCAGATTATTTCCTTCTCCTTTTTTATCCAGCTTTTGCTTAATTATTTTGGATATGGGTCAAAAACAGATTGGATTTTATTCATTCAGATATTTACTTTTTTAATCTATTTCATATTATCAAAGTTTTTGATAGAAAAAATAATTGCAACAACTTTCAAAATAGAAGAACTTTTAGAACAATATAACTTACAAAAAGTCACTTATCGCACCTATATTGGGTTACTGTTACTTCCTATAGACATTATTTTATTCTACTACGATTCTGTTTTTAAAAATATTTCATTGCTAGTTTTTTATACAATAATAGGAATCAACGTGTTATTATATATAGTTTCAATAAAAAATTACAGAAAAGAAATTTTCGGTAAGTTGTTTTATTTTATTTTATATCTTTGCACTCTTGAAATAG